AATGCGAATAGAGTAATAAATGGTTTGCATTTCCACTGTACACCATTTTCATATGGAATAGATGTTCATTTACCAACGTCCATGTGCATTCAAGTGCACTTTCGAGATTTTTTGCCGATGTGAACATCTCACATTCATACAGTAAACCACGTATTTCAAAAAGCTTCAAATCTTCCTTGAGCTCCATATGAAGTTTCTCAGCTCCATACTCACTTCCTCCCTCCGCTGAGTATGCAAAAAGTCCCGGGCAGGGTGGGGCAGTCCAGGTTAGAGGAAAAGCCACAGAAAAAACACTATACCATTGATAGTTTGTTGTCTACATTGgtggattttgttttattttagtaaACGAACGGGCCCTTTAAGACTCATCTGAACGTCAGTTGAGTTTCATCGTCTTCGCGTCAGGTTGTGCCGACACATTGAGCCCATTCTGCAAATAATTACAACCATCAAGCTCTTCAGGTTCACGTTTCCcacatttctatttttcacCCTTACCGACAATGTGTCATCTTACTTGCCCGATGCCCACAACCTGGGGGAAGTAAGCCGATAATTTGCAGCTATTACAACAGCATCAATAATGAAGTCATGATTCAGCTTTTTGTACTTGCGATGAACTACACAGGAGCACTAAAAGGCAAAGCACAAATGAAGAATGACCTGATCTTTATTTCAACTTGACCTCCCGAGAATCTTCTAAAGCACATGAAAAGTATGTTGACATTAGAAtcacaaaatgcatttaaaacttTGTTGCCTTGTGATGACTGTTTTCTTGAACTATGTGCATTTTAAACCCAATGAAGCTTTAGTTAAAGCTGTCAGTGCCAAACATATGGGAGTTTACTAATTCAACAGCTGTTGATATTACACAATAGAGGTGTCCACCCTGTAACATGCATTCAAGGCATCTTTGCAAGGTCTTTGGATATCTTGCTTTTATCATTTCAATACTTCAACGATCTAACATGAAGgaggagatgttttttttttcttcatatgttGGCCCAAATGTTGCCTGAATCTGTTAAACACATGGAACCATGTCCCAGATCAACAGGTCACAGACCTCCTGCCCACTCACACTGAACCTTATTTGAATTTTCCCAACCGAAAAAGCATATTTTCTAAAGTCATGTATCGGCGTAAAATAGAGACTTGAGACGAGAGTGCACGTTTCTGCCCATACTCACCCGGCATTACGTTTTTCGGCATGGTGACACTCTCCCAGACGGACGGTAAAGGGTGCTCAGCGACTGGACCTCTGTAGGGGGAGAAGTGTGAAGCCCTGTGCTCTGTCCGGGCGATATCAAGCTCCTTCTGCCCCTCACGTGTAACCGGCGATGCCCACACGGGATTCGCCCGGGGCGTAAGCGGAGGGGGGGACACTTAGTGTCCAACTCTATTTTTAAAGTTGCCTTTGCACACAGGAATCCCAGACGGCCATAGTGTGTGGACAAACAGACGGGTAAGCAGGGCTCTTGTAttatataaccccccccccccccacgtggggCACAAGTGGCTCTGCACATGTTGGGTGTGTTCTTACGTTGGCTTTCTACCcgctgaaaagggaaaaggtGGAGAAAATAGTTACTGTGTGGTGAAGTGTTTTGAagaattttgaaatgatgacGTTTTTTAGCACAAGTGAAATGGAATCTCACCCCGAGTCGACTTCCATTTGAAATCATGCAAATATGTTAGTTCTAAGGCCTTGAGTCCGAGAGGTGTTATATTTGGTTTTATTCCAATAATAAGGAAGGGAATAGATGCTTTAGAATAACATTGCGTgagtacatttacattttaaatcaggcctttttaaaataatttaacttgAAGTGTGAACATTTGTTCCTTTTCCAGGGCAGTCTACCCAATAGTTAATGAGATATTTCAGTCCGGACCAAAGTGGTACGCCACCCGATGGCCTTGGGTGAAAGTAATATCCACTGGGCCGTAAGTAGAGGTGCTTACAAATAAACTGCCCTGaaatagcatatattttatataaataacacggaaagaaataaatgaatcaaattattacattttccaACAGATAACAAGACGTATCAAACAttaaaagtagggctgtcaacattaatgcattaatctatgccagtgtttctcaactggtgggtcgcgaccccgtttgtagtgggtcgcgggccttagcatgggagaattaaaaaaaaaaatcatcctgtgattttattgtgaagggacttgcagtgtctgtttttttccggctcgtccgtccatgttcccccccccccgtcgacaccgctagcacccccgccagacaagttgagaaccactgatctatgcgattaatgcaCCAATTCTTTTAGACGCCATTAATGCTCCTTTGTTTACTTGCGGTCCacgtgctgcagtcagttaccaCCACAGCGCCCTGTGAGCGGCTGTTCTCACGCTCAGCTCATATTGTCCAGAAGAGCAGCGTTGGCTCCAGAAAGCGTGAGCCTGCTCGTCTGCCTCAGCACTGGGCTGAATGTGGAAGATGTTTAGGCACAATTAAATCACTTTTTGCACGACAGATTTAAATGTCAGTTCACGAAGATCACGTTATGCTGTTGTGTTGATAAATGTTAAAGATGACAGTGTCAATGGTGCCTCAAATCGCCATTAATGGCgattaaaatgaatttcaaaatgtgcgattaattaatgtgttttaatCTACTAACCCATAACTTACTaaccatagctttagcttactaacccatagcatatattttatatttttatccaattcctgcactacgttgactgttgtccattgtttgtgttttctcctccccatGTCTCTGTTTCAATCTGttcttcacaggtgtggtgagttgctgctgacgatGCGGGCGTGGCCAggtgattctccagccaatccagcgcggctctcctctataaatgtttgtttgtgagagctTGCGGGGAGGTTGTTGGGATAGAGGTTTTGAGAGAAACGTTGAGATTtatgttgctttttaaaactgtgttttatgtacttaccccaagagcgctgtggagcagggctaggtaagataccctggggtctacatacacacaTGGAAAAAACCTCTGTTAGACCCACTAGGTGAGAAGCCAGTGCCTGTCACCCAGTGTATTGTAGCAGTTTAGGTAAGTGGTGTGATAGGTTAGATTGTGGTAGGTAGGTTTAGAGGAATAGGGAAGCTCAGGgtccttttgtttctttgctttgacagaccgctggcaccgccctactccacaggccttgctacctgttagccctcctatcccctgtctccctatttgtgtgtatttatatggtatgtacttatcatttcttttcattattttgtggaaaataaaCTCTCCattctgtacttttttttttgtagcagcGTGTTTTATTATTGATTGATATTGTGGTGCACAGTGTACAGGTTCCGGCATCCAACAGGTGTGGTCTTGGGCagttacgccccacctcctcttccgagctggggtggaggcgtaacaATCGGACATATTTATAGCAATAAACGATTCTGGATTCCTGATTCCTATTGACAGCACTAATTAAAAGACACTCAAATGTCCAGTATTTGTTGATCTATATAATATGTAGCTATGCAGAAGATTTCATCGTTATTTGTCATGGTTTTTATGTGGCTTTGTTGTGTGTAAAGCAGCGGCAAAGTTGCAGAACTTCACAGAAACACTTTTTCAAGGAATATGTCATATTTGGACTGCGTTGAGCACCCAAACCAAAATCCATTCAACCCCACAGTGTCCGGATGGGTGTAGAAAGCGTTCATTTTGGGTTGTTCATGTCAAGGCACATTTACTTGTGTCACAGTTCTGCTTCTGTGTGCAGCTTGAAGACACTAAACAAGCCATCTCTAGGGAATGTGATCCTAAATGTCAACGTTCCTCTCAGGGTGCCACTGGTGAAAGCGATCAAATTAGACATTGGCAGTAAgatgagaagaaataaaaatgccAGGCAGGCACTTTTATGACATTTTGTTAATTATGTTTTtaaggaaaatacatttcaaaagctTGCATGCCAGATGAAACGCCCTGGTGGTTAGAATTTAACTGGTGACACAAGCAGGAAATGTTCTGACATGAAGAAATTGAATCCTCATGTTTTTGCTAAAATGCCATTTAGCTTGTTTTCAATAAGAAACTAATTGTAGTTTCGGAcaaaaaacaacctgatgagCAAAGTTCGAGGGTCTACGTTTCCTTGTGTGTTTCCTTTGTGCTCCACTTCCACAGCCCTCACGTGAACTTCGAGGAAAAACCTATTAAAGGCAAATGGCAACAAAGTCACAGGCTGACATCGATGAAGTGTTCTCAGAGGACCTGCTCTTCCGTGGACGAGGGGTCTGTCAGTGCTCCTGAGAGGGCAACCTGAGAGGTCATCAGCAGCTGCACGTGTGGAGGACACGGTCAAGAGGTAGTCAACATTTCACCATCTTATATTACTCCTATCAAGATCACCCGGGCTGTCAGGCGCTGgcaaatcacaacaggtgctcgGCTGTCCTGCTCACAAGTCTGCTTTAACATGTTTCCACTTCATTACGGAGTTCATCACGATGTAACGAACGCAATACAACCCCCTACATGTACATATCTCTAAtatgtgacattttgttttgtgggaAATGTGCCCGGTGTCAGGTTACGTTTTGACTACAGCTTCTACCTGCATGCGGGGAGACATCCGAGACCTGTGCCGCAGCCACACAGACTTCTGACATAAAACATCAGTGCGGCATAACCGGCGCGTCAGTGCACGTCGTCTGTTAGTTGGACCCGCAGGATTCACGGCATCCAACATCTTTCATTTGAGGAAACGCAAATCACCGCAACTTGAAGGCCGCCTGCAGCAGAGCGAGATGAGGCGATGGCGGCGCATGGAGcagcgtggtgcgctgggaaccaCGAGGGTGGTGGTTTGactcccggctgctccatgtgccatgtcgaagtttccctgagcaagacacataACCCATAATTCCTCCCGAGGgcaaatgtaagccatgggttaaaatgcaatgtcagtcgctttggataaaagtcagttaaatgacatgtaacgttATCTCTGCCAGGTGGGTTTCCAATCCCTCTGCTACACGGAGGGATTAAAGGAATAGACACTAACGGGCTGCAAACGCAATGAACTGCTCGaacacactttatttttaaaaaaagtagcgGCGATCTGCTGAGTGAGGCACAGTGTGAGTGGTACTTCGATCAGCTGTTTGTGGTAAACCCTTCAATACAAATGCAGTGAGCCAAAGAAGAGCAGGCGGGACGTCCGTACCGCCACTTTGGCTTGTCATTCACCTCAATTTGGGCGCGCGGTAGCACATGGGGAGTGGGGCGATGCAATGTGGGTCATCTCTGGTGGCTCCTAGAGGCCCCTGGCGCCTGTAAGAAGGGAGCGAGTCAATGAAAAGTGTTGTGATAAAGCGTCTGATTGGGTAAGGCCTGACTTTAATTATAGTGGCACTCGTATGACATTTTTGTAGGTCAATCCCCCAAAACAAACAGCCAACAGCATTCCTCTTATGGATTTGGACTATTGGAGCAGAAATAAGTTCTGTGGTAAAGAAACTTCATTATACATAGATTATATGGATCTTTTATGAGTATAACCAACAGAGCTGGAAAGGTCTGGTGCTCTCGATAGTTGTAAAAAGATGTATAAGCTACAAAATTTAAATTCTAAATGTCATATTgtataaaaagctttttttttcaaggccgTGTTAACCAAACCTATTAATACAACCAATCCACTTCAATAAGAGGGAACCAGACGTGCCAAAATGATTACCTCTTTGGTTTTAGGACTCACTCCTTTAGCACTTTACATCAGTTTAAGCAGTGAGGAATGTGCATGATCGTAATGGTCACTGGCGCAGATTTCAGTTCaacatgtttacattttcaGTTTGGATTGTAATCACGCTTCCTGTGTGAAAGATAAAGGAACACCCAGATCTAAAACCAGAATAACACTGGCGAAAACTTATGTCTTATACATGACTCGAAAGTTTCATAAGTGGTGAAATTGCCCTGATTAACACAACCctaaatacatacacatttaAACTATGACATTGTATGAGTATCAAAGTTATATCCGTCGCAGAGCTTTACATAAACAGTGTAATTGaatgttgctgtgtttttttttttttttttcctccaggcaAAATGGAAACGATATAAGATGGGTGGGATCAGGCACCATCCTCCATCAGCAACCCTAATTGCTCTTAATCGCTCACGAGTTCCTCCCGACCAGACAGTTCCCGCAGAGTAGAGGAGAGGTCCAAGCGTCTGTACGGAACCCGAGAAACGGTAGGTGCttttaaacatttccttttacCAACACCATTCCTAAATGTTAGTTCTGTTCATTGGGCGGCAGCATGAAGGGCCACACAAAACCAAGGCTTTCATCTCTCCTCGACCGACACGACGGGCAGACAGATATTAGTGCACGGCTTGTAAACGTCCTGTGTCCACGTTGTACAGATCAGGCACAATGGAAGTGACGGTGCTGGTGGATGGTCTGCCACGCGTGGTTTGTGGCGTCACCGCGGAAACGACCTGTCAAGACGTGGTCATAGCGTTGGCTCAAGCCACGGGTATGTATGTAAGCATGCATGCTTATATGAATGTATATCCGTGGCTCCAAGTGGTTAACTGGTCTATGTCCTGGCGTGCTAAAAGCCACAAGGTTGTCGTCGTCCTCCTTCCCCTGCAGGTCGACCCGGGCGCTACACGCTGCAGGAGAAGTTCAAGGACTTTGAGCGCTGCATGGCCCCCGATGAACGCCCTCTGGAGACGCTCCAGAAATACGGCGAGCAGGCCAGGGAAGTCCGACTCATGCTGCGCCACAACGGCCCCTCGGCCTCTGAAGACGTCGGCAGGGCAAAGGTCGGCCGGTACCAGCCCTGCCCGCCGTTGAGAAGGAAAGACGCCGGTGCCAGGACGCGGCGGGGTAGCGGCCCCGCTTGTTTGCATCGCCAAAGCCTGCCGCCGCTGTCCTGCTCAAAGCAAGAGGCCGAGCACCTAAAAAAAGAGGAGCTGAAAAGGCCCAAAAGAAAGTCCCTGACCCTCATGGAGGAGGCGTGGGAATGGCTGGAGAGTCTGGGCAAAGGGAAGGTCTACAGCACGGCCCGGGACAAGGAGGGCGGCAAGAAGGCCGAGAAAAGGAACCGGAACTCTCTGGGCATTTCGCTCACTGTTGACGAAAGCGACCCAGCGAGCGGCGGTAGTAAAAGTAAAGGCAAGGCCAGGGGTCAGAAAGGTGTAAAGTCCCATCTGGATCAAACGTCCTGCTGCATGGGAAATCAGACGAGGGGTAAAGAGAGCAAAGGCCTTGAGGCGAAGCCCGACATTTTGTTCGGTTCAAACAATGCGACTCAAGACGAGAAAACGGGTCTGAGAGAAACGATAATACACCAAGTGAGCCGCCTGCAGGACTTGCAGGTCCAGATAGCTCACGTGGACCAACTGGTTTCGGAGCTCGAGGAGCAACAGGGGCTTAAAAAAGCCCAGCAGGAAGCGCAGCAGAGGATAAtccaggaggagatggagcagaTCGAGTTTTGGGAGAACGAGTTAAAGGCAGAGGAGGCTTACGAGAAAGACTTGCAGCGGCAGTTCCTCCAGATGAAGGAAAACGCGTCGGGGTGCAAGGCCAAACTGGAGGATTACAAGCGCCAAATGCAGGGGCTCGATTTCTGCGCCGCTCAAACGGCGGCTGAACAAGATTCTAACGCCGGCGCCGACGCTGCCACGGATGTCACAGCCGAGCCAACCGAGGGCCGAGGACGCCAACAATCTGATCCAGATGGGGGAGTAGATGTTGGCAGGAAGCTCCCGCCCAGAGAGGACCTGAACGCCGCCGTTCACGCTCGACTTCCTGCAGGCCAGATGAAGGAGCGGCGGCCCACTGGGCCCAGCGAGTTGAGGGAGTGGTGGACGCGCTGGGCCCAAACCCAAGACGGCCAATCTGAGACCACTAAAAAGGCAGTGACTCACCGCTCTGAGCTCACCATCTACCTGGGGGGTAAAAAGGTCTGAATTTAAATGAACAGGTGAAAGCTTTAGTAGGTAAAAAGTAGGGACACAGGTTGTATGTTGCAGCATTTGTTAGCgcttcaataaataaaatatcacaagctgtctttttttacattgatttttttttttttaataaaagaaaaccagaTTCAcgatttgcattttaaaatctgtcctaaatgagaaaatg
This sequence is a window from Pungitius pungitius chromosome 1, fPunPun2.1, whole genome shotgun sequence. Protein-coding genes within it:
- the rassf11 gene encoding ras association domain-containing protein 8 — encoded protein: MEVTVLVDGLPRVVCGVTAETTCQDVVIALAQATGRPGRYTLQEKFKDFERCMAPDERPLETLQKYGEQAREVRLMLRHNGPSASEDVGRAKVGRYQPCPPLRRKDAGARTRRGSGPACLHRQSLPPLSCSKQEAEHLKKEELKRPKRKSLTLMEEAWEWLESLGKGKVYSTARDKEGGKKAEKRNRNSLGISLTVDESDPASGGSKSKGKARGQKGVKSHLDQTSCCMGNQTRGKESKGLEAKPDILFGSNNATQDEKTGLRETIIHQVSRLQDLQVQIAHVDQLVSELEEQQGLKKAQQEAQQRIIQEEMEQIEFWENELKAEEAYEKDLQRQFLQMKENASGCKAKLEDYKRQMQGLDFCAAQTAAEQDSNAGADAATDVTAEPTEGRGRQQSDPDGGVDVGRKLPPREDLNAAVHARLPAGQMKERRPTGPSELREWWTRWAQTQDGQSETTKKAVTHRSELTIYLGGKKV